One Aegilops tauschii subsp. strangulata cultivar AL8/78 chromosome 2, Aet v6.0, whole genome shotgun sequence genomic window, CACAGCCCAAACAAATAGGGCCTTAGTATTGTACGTTCCTGGACCCACAGGCCGCGCCGTCCGCAGATGCATCCCTGTCCACCAGGTTGCGTCCTCTATTTTGGGGGAAAAGGGGATCGGGACCAGGGGAGCAAGTGGAGTTGGCGGGCGGCAGCGGCGGAGAGCTTCTCAGATTTGCGACGGCGCAGGCATGGCTATGGATTTTCCCGTCTCTCCGGTAGACAAGTAAGATAACCCTGCATTCAAACGAAATTTTATTCTTTCGATTTAGTAGGTAGTGTCAAGACTGACAGAGGGTGGATGAACACCCACAGGCTGCCAATCTTCCTCGACGAGGAGGCAAGCGCTGCGGGCCTAATGGAGTTGATTGGTGCCGCTAGCCGCGGAGACGATGAATCGGCCAATGGATCCAGGGGGCTGTGGTCGGCGGATTTGGCCATGGGTCATACGGGCAGATGCTGAACGAAGGGATGTCCAGCGAGGAGAGAACTGTAGCTGGTGGTGGCGCCGCCATGTCTGGGTTCAGCGAGAGCGAGAGGGACAATGAAGAAGCTCTTGACTGCTCAATCAACAGGCAAGGTCGATCCGCAAGCAGGGGCGGAGCCAGAAAATTTAGCCATTGGGTTCATTTGTTGACTTTGCTGTGAAGATTTGATataaattaattaagtaaaaaCAGGTGTATCCCGTGTTGAAAACACCCACGCAAGATAGGCTACCCCAGCATAATAATTCTGCAAGGAAGCTGGTTGGAACTCAGGATCTCCAGGCCACAGTGGAGAGACTCTACCACTTTGTTAAGTGTAAAATTTAACTTCACATCATCTTACAACAAAGATTATAACATTAAAAATAACTTAATGTCTGGAAATATGATATCACTTATCATATATCATGTTACATAAATACCAAAGAGTGCATGACATACCTGTTACATGTTATAGCCAGTTCAGGACCAAACGACTTCATAGCTTCAGATAAAGCTTCTCATCTTCCTGTAAGCATTGAAGAAAATGACCATTAATTTCTAATGACTCACTCTCAGTCTTGTCCTTATTGTTATCCCTAAAAAGATAGCAGCAATAACAAAAGGTCGTACGCATCTTGTCACTATACTAAGTCAACAACCATATTCATAAAATCATTCCAGATTAAATCTTGGTGAAGCATCTCCAACTCCAATGAAGCTCTAGGAATAATCACAGGTGGTATCCCGTAATGTCTTATGGTTAGATATGTTCGCCTAGTCTCATATTGGTTCTTAGAATTTTTTGATCAGCCGGATTGCTTGCAACATCAGTATCTGATGCACTTTGCCTGAGTCTAACAACTGGACTTGATGTGTCTGTATCGTTATCTATATCTGGAAATTGATTTTTAGTTGAGAAATATCGTTCCACAGTATAGATCAATGAACGTATAAGGGATAAGCAATTAGAAAACTAGGGCAAACATCAATATTATAGTGCCATACGAGACTAGAGAGGAGATGTGGAGATTGTGATTCATTACCACGAATTTGGATTAGTTCTTGGCCTGTCGCTCAATAACTGGCATATGGCGACCAATCCACGACGGAACGCCGAGCAAGAGAGACGAGATTGTTGAGTTATTTTGGGAAGTCATTGAGCGATCAGGAAAGACGAGAGGCGGCTGCCGAGTATTCGTACAGGGAATTGGCGAACGAACAGACCTAGGCACTCTACTTGGGCTTTTGGGCTTTCGATTGGCTAGTACGTGGGTGGGTGGTGGGATCCTGTTTTTCTTTCCTTCCTTTTTCTGTACGTGCGATCCTGGTTTGATGGGTTCAGCGATGATTTTCTGTTGGGTTCATACCAAAGAAATACTCGTACGCACGTAGGGCCACGGGGAAATCGTTGGGTTCAGCTGAACCCAACGGCTCAACGCTGGCTCCGCCCCTATCCGCAAGCCCCTAGCTGGGCAAAGAGGTAAAAAGCATCTGCCTACAGTAAGTTGTTTGGGTGCAGTTGATAATCTGAAAAATTGAGAATGGCGAGCAGTTTAGTCTAGCTTAGCGTAAAATGCAATGGTTCAGTACAGCTAGGTTAGTCCTGATTAATGTGAGTGAAATGTAGCTATCCATTTTGATAGCAGGCCGGTAGGCGTCTTGCCATGTCTTATAGTCTGTCATTTTTTTCATGATTTGTTGTATCCTAAGATGAAAATGGAAGTACCGGAACTTGCATATTTAATTGTTGTGGAAAATCACAAGGAATAAAATTTGGTCTATTCTTTTTTTGTTTGCAGAGTAAGAGTCGGCAATCAACCGCCGGACAGAGCTCCATGCCCGGAAAGGGTAGGCGCGCTCGAGCAGACTATGAGGGGTTGTGCTGGTAAATTAGGCGGCCATGTAGTTGAGCCTGCCATTGGATTAACTTTCGATTCTTTGGATGAAGCATATGATTTTTATAACCTTTATTCGTGGGAGCATGGGTTCGGTATTCGGTACGGCAAAAGCCGCCTGAATGCAGAGAAGACAAAGTGTATGCAAGAAGTGGTTTGCGGCTATTCGGTTAGTTTCCAGTCATCACTTGAGAGATGCGAAAACACTACTGGCAAACATAACGAGTAGCCGCAGCTAATTTGATTGTGTTTGATGTTCATGTTTCCGACAGGGCAAACCGACAAAGGAGAACAGCAGGTCATGTCGCTGCGAGTGTCCAGCCATGATCAAACTGCTTAGAACATCGGATAATGGCTGGTACATTACAGAACACAGGGCGAACCACAAACATGGTTTGTCGCAGACATGCGGGAAGAAGGTGAGCATGTAGATGTGTACACAAAGGATCTGGTCAAGCAGCTTCGGCAGAACAATGTCAATGTAACAAAAGTGTACAGTATAATATCAAGTTTTTTGGGGAACGTCGATAAGGTTCCATTTACCAAAAGGACACTCGCAACTTATGCGGCAAGATTAACAAGGAGCAAGCAGAGGATGATGTGAGGAAGACAATTGATGTATTTGCTGCCGCTAAAGACCAAGGGTTCGTTTTCAGGGTGCAGAATAGTAGCCATGTTTTTTTTGGAGACGTAGATAAGGTTCCATTCACAAAAAGAATTCCTAGAATCTGTGTTGGCTCCCTCAATCAGCTGGCCGAGCTCTGGTGTGCTCACATCAGGCTTAGCATGGAGCGCTGACAGCTCCACCTTCTACATGGTATGTACCCAAGTTCATCTGCATCTGCTCTCACTTTTCTAGATTTGTCCCTATTACAAAATGCTTAGCTTCAATCTATTTCGTTACTAGTGGAATGGTGAAGATAGCCATGGCTTGAGGGGGAGAATGCTGTCACTGAATCATATCTGCAAGCGGACCAGGAGGTAATCGTCTTGGGCCAGGACGATTCAGGCTAGGTTCGCGAGATTCAGGATAGCTGTGAAATACTGCACTTTGCGCTTCAGGCTGAGCAGAGTTATTTTGATTTTATGGACGCAAGTGCCACCGCCGGCGGAGTTCGATCTACACAAAGCACTCGCGGAAGCTGCAGCGGTAGATCAAGACGACGTTGAGCACGCCGAAGAAGTTGTAGCACAGCATGATCCCGATGTCGAGCCACATCTTGTCGAGGCGGAGAAGCTGGTTATTGAAGATTATGAGGAGGTTGTGATGGTTTGGGTGACAAACGAAGAATCAGAGAGCGAAGAAGAAATGTCTAGCCCCAAGCGTCGTCACGTGTGCTAGACTAGGAAACAAATCAATCGACCAGTTGGCTAGGTTCTTACAATTAAATGCATGGTTTTTGTGTTCATGCCACGGTGTATTTTGTTGGGCTTTTCTTAGTGTCCACTGCTTGGTGGGGCTGtcctaaaaaaggttgacacTCAAGCGTGGCAGATGAATTAGCTTTGCTATTAATGTTGAACTATGTCATTTCGCATGAACTGAATCGTGCAGAGGAAGGCGATGGTTTGGGAGGGGGGATTGGGTAGTACTAATAAATATCTAGTGTTGACCGTCGCCGTTTAACTTCCAGTGGTCCAGTTGTGACGCGCCGTTTGAACAGATCCGTCCAGCTCTATCTGGACTGCAGCGGCGTTACACTGGAGATTCGCTTCCGTACAACTGATTGGTGGGCCAGGCCTTGTACTATTTAATTGAAATACATAAGTGAATACTTGCCAGTCTGGGAATCGCAGCGCACATGTGTGGTCCAGATTTCGGAAGCATCTTGCCAGTGTGGGAATCACAGCGCATAGGTGTGGTCCTGATTTTGGGAGCATCTGGACCCGGAAGCTGAATTGCATTTTCGcgtaactttgcgcttttctatcaattgcacgatagtaatttgttcacccatcgtattatttgccttcatgagagaagcctctagtgaaacctatagccccggggtctattttccatcatactaGTTTCCgatttactattttgcaatcttttattttcatatctataaaccaaaaaaccaaaaaatattttctcttttatttatctatctctaccagatctcacttttgcaagtgaccgtgaagggattgacaaccctttatcacgttgggtgcaagtgtttgattgtttgtgcaggtattggtgatttgcgcgttcttctcctactggattgataccttggttcttaactgagggaaatacttatctctactatgctgcatcacccttttctctttaAGGGAAAACAAACGCAAGCTCAAGAAATAGCACCCCCTGTTCGTGGGAGGTGGAGCAACACCTCGCCGCCAAGGACGCCGATGCTACGGCCATCATTGGCCTTCTTGCCAACCGACACGTGGTGGCGGAACACCTCGCCGCCGAGGCGCAACTCTCCGCCAAGCGCGGGCCTCAAGAGTAACACTAGGGATCGTGACTCCGGTTGTCACAAACCTCGGTGACACAGAGGACGACACCGAAGAGCAAGTGTCGAAGAAGCCCAGGAGCACCCACGACGGCGAGTCATCTGGCAATGGAGCCGCGCCGGTCGTGTATGACATCTCTGATGAGGAGGACCGCCGGCGTGGGGAGCTTCTTCATGTTGCGTGCAACTAGCACTGCCGGCGAGTGTGACAGAGAATGAACGCTGCCAATCCCTGATCTCAAACTTCTATGTAGACCGAGCAATGTGTGTGGTGTTTGTCGGTTTTATGTATGTTGTCGTCAGTAATAATAAGCCTCAACTGGTTGTTAGACTTGATGGTGTCTGGTTTGCcaccctccgttcctaaatataagacatTTTAAATATTTCAATACGAAATACATACAAAGCTAATTTCAATACAgactagagcaaaataaatgaatttacactctaaaatatgtctagatacaaattgaaatctctaaaaaagtTTATATTGAAAGGTTTTTAGCCTTAATGCCTGAACCTGGTTTGTTTGGTTTCATTAATGAAGAAGATGGAACCAAGGGGGAACCCCTTTcattcaaaaaaaaagaaaaatacaaTTTGTCATATAGTGTCTCCGTCTTAAAAAATAAGTGTGGCTGATTTGATAGAGTAGAAGGCACGGAGGATCAAAATGCAGAGAAACAAACTGATGAGTGGTCACGAACATACCCATGTTTTGGGAATTCCCTTTGTTTCGTCAAAAAGTATGTAGCATCTTAAACCACAAATCAAACaaataaagaagaagaaaaaaattgcTATACACTGATGTCGATCTGATCTCCCGTATAAACAAATTTCCATCCACCTTTTTTTCTCCTAATTTCCTGATGGCCAAACAAGCAAAACCACCAGCTCTCCCTTCCTCGCTAGCCTTATATTAACCAAAACTCAGCATGATACTAGTACTTGGGTTCATGTTCATCTTTGAGCCTCAGGAGGCAAGCAAAGCAGCTAGGGAGACATCCGTGGTCGCCATCATCGGCCATGATCTACTGGCAGCTCGTGAAGTGTGATCGCCCACCGAAGACAGCCGCGACATGGCACGCCCCTTCCAACAACTTCCCTGCAACAGCGACAAAGAGAAGAAAAGATGGTAAGATGGAGAGAGTCCATGATTGGAAggtaaagaaaagaaaataaaatgagtGCCACCGACAATTGAGTTTTTTTTTTGGCAAAAAGGAAGAGGATTAATGAGCTGCAAAGTTACTTCaatatttttttttcattttcaggCGTTGGTGTTGGGTGCTGTGTCCCATTTAAAGGTGCACTGTCACTTCAGCATTGGTTACTACCTCTCTCACTTCGTCAATTTAACCAACCTAATACAAGccatatattaaaaaaatatacCAATATAAACTTCAGATGTTCTATTTTCAGACAATTTTTTTTTGTTATATAGTCTATATTAGGGTGATAAAATTGACAGCCTAGGTATACGCGTAGGACTtgtaaactgaaacggaggtactccctccgtccggtgaaGAGTGTACATCTAGAAATTTTAGGACAAATTATGGAGTTAAATAAAAAATGCATTAGAAAGGTGCAAGCCACCATCTCTCTCCTCTTTAATTACCCAACCACCAATGAGCTAAGTGCATGTACAAATTAAGAAGACCATGTGTAGATTGTTATTGGTCTTGATTACCGTGTGATGAAAGAGAAGTATTTTTTTCTACTTTAAAGTGCATTGGAAAGATAGAAGTATACTCCTTTGTGGACAAATTTTGAAGCTAGATGACACTCTTtaccgaacggagggagtagtactgaCGTGGTGCTAGTTGGTGACAAGAAGAGGACACCAACTAAACCCATGATCCATCTCGGCGCCATGCAACCTTTGTTGGCGCATTACTCTATTTCTTTGCACACAATAAAGATGGTAATTACCGACACtattaggctagtcatagtgggagtaacttaatCATTATAGTAATATGGCGCATTTCAATAATTTTTTGCTTATATGGCAAGTAATTAATGAGAGGTGGTAACATAATATATTACTATGACATAGCGTTTTtcaagacaagatgagtctacaagTTAATAAATGAAGCCATCTTAGATAGTACTACTACCTCTCTCTCTCAGTTTACAGGGCATGCACGTACCCCTAGGTCGtcaatttgaccaacctaatacaagtcatatattacaaaaaatataccaaTATAAACTTCAGATGTTCTATTTTCAGACAATATTTTTTCTTTGTTATATAATTTATATTAGGATGATAAAATTGACAACCTAGGTATACGCGTAGGACTtgtaaactgaaacggaggtagtacatactccctccattccacaatgtagtgcttcctctatcttcgtgcttcaactttgaccgtaaatttaactaccaagaccgattgcggcgggaacaaaaattatatcagtgaattcgtattcgaaagaagtttttaattatgtaattttttcacccgccgcagtcggtctcgttcgttaaatttatggtcaaagttcgacctcgggaagcgcgggcgcactatattttgaaatggagggagtattatgtTACTTTGCATTATGAAGGTAGTAACTTAGGCTAGTGTCATATGCACggcactagtctaagttactcctcACTATGAACAGCCTTATTAGTTGCTGACACAGCACAGCTGTCTGGCCACGTGTAATGAGGATTTTTTGCCGCTGACTGTAACTCTATTCTTTTGAAATAAATTATTTTTTACCACCACAAAAAgaaagcatgcatgcatgcaatcatgCGCCACTAGGTGTTTATTGGATGATCGTTCGTTCCACTATCACGGCTTTCTTCATCGAGTAGAAGAAACGTCTCGTGTCATGCACCAACAAGCAAGCAAAGCAGAGAGGCCAGACCACACGGGTGAGCCAGCACAGACAGCTGTATGTAGTCGTGATAATGGCCCTCCCTGTCCCTGGATCCATCCCGTGACACTGACAACGCGGGGCCAGCTCACCACCACTTGAGGTTGAGGTTGAGACATAGATGTCAATGCACAGCTCATCGCTCGCTGTCTCCCCGTACAATGCGGTGCGCGCACACGCGGTTTCTTCCGCGCCTCCGTTGGATTCTTTATTACTCCCCTCCCCACCCAGAACCAGAACAACGTGCCACGAACCATTTTCACCGAATCGAATGACGTGCTTCACTCAATTCTACCCTTGCGGCATTTACTCCTACTAGTACCCCTTAATTAATTAATTTCACCCTTACACGCGGGCCCGCCTACCCAACTCGCCGGGCCCACTGAAAGCTTCTGTCTCTCTGTCCTGCGTGAGGTGACACATCTAAAGCCAAttattaatgggttaattaaaagCACAAATTTTGTTGGTGAGGTGCTTTGCTTGGATGCCCGGCAAGGCAATGGCGAATGTGACTAGTAGAACCAACAGCCATGCGACGGCGACCCACCACCGATACACCCGCACAACCCTTTTCTACTGACCATCGACACGACCATTCTTGCTCAATCTCTGCGTCTAAcgtagttatgtcacatctaagttaATATCCATTCTGTTTATGATCTATTTTTTGTCTTAGTTTTTTCGCTCCTTGTTGCTGCATTATATATTtatgggagcttagatgtgacatccttCAAAAAAATTCTAGATGTGAATTAGTAAAAAGGTTATGTtaatagtactattaaaaaagatGTACTAGTGTGAATAACACAAGTTACTGTACTGACCTCGTCGGAGCTTGGGCTTGGCCGTGCCGGTGACGGCGGGGGCCTTCCTCACGGGCGAGGCGCCGCCGCTCTTGGCCGTGTCCTCCACCGGCGGGAAGAGCACTGCGTCGATGCCCTGCACAGAGATCCTCCCGTCCGTGTAGATATCCGGATCGAAGAGGTAGGCGGACCCCTCGCCGTGCCCGAACTTGACCGACCCGTCCGCCTCCCTCGCCGTCACCTTCTGCGGCAGCCGCAGCGTGTCGTACCTCACCGTCCCGAACCTCCGCACGGCGTTGTACATGCTCTCCTCCGTCTGGTACTCGGGGACCATGTGGTAGTAGAGGATGTTCTCCGGCGACCCGGGCTCGCTCAGCTGGTCCGTGGTCAGCCGTGCCATGGCCTCGTCATTGGGGGCCAGCACTGTGAGCACATAACCCTCCGAGACCAGCCGCCCCATCTCCGTCGCCAGCGACGTCAGGTTCACCAGGATATCCGCGAGCTCGTTGTACCCGCCGTACAGGACCAGCGTCTGGATGAAGTCCTTGACCTGGCTGTGCCCGTCGAAGTGGTGCTTCCCGGATCCGGGGCCGggggccggcgccggagcaatgGAAGGGCCGGGGGCCATGGCGTCCCAGACCGGCAGCACGGGCGGCGCGCCGAGGGGCACGGGCGGCGCGGGCTTCTTCAGCCTGTGCGTCCTGGGGTCCACCTCGGGGGCGCCCGTGGGGAGCACGGCCGAGATGGCAGCCAGGCTGCGGCGGCGGTTGAAATCCTCCTGAACTGAGCGCGGCACCAGCAGCCGCTCGATACCGTGGATGACCCCGTCGGGCCTCACCACCGCGTCCGGCCGCGTGACCTCCGCGGTGCCGACTAGCATCTTCTGGCCGTCGGCTGACAGCTGGAGGTGCTCGCCGGAGAGCGTCATCCGCGCGGTGGAGGCGGGCCAGGCGGAGTGCGAGTGCAGGCGGGAGGGGAGGACGTGGAAGAGGAGCAGGCGCTGGAGGGAGCGCAGGTTGCGGGGCTCAAGGAGGAAGGCGCGGAACTCCGGGTCGAGGTCCCGCTCGAGGGCCTCGTTCCGGGGCGCGAAGATGGTGACGTTGCCCCGCCCCACGGCGTCCTCCAGGGACTGCAGCAGCAGCGCCTTCTCCACCAGCTCCGCCAGCTCCGTGTAGTGCGAGTCCAGCAGCGCCACCAGCACCGAGTTGGAGTTCACCCCCGTGGAGCTGTTGGCCGCTGAAGAGGAGGGCAATGTGGGCTGCTGCTCCGGCACCGCTGCCGCGGCGAGTACCAGGCAGAGGAGGACGGCGCCGAAGATCGGCGCGCCCATGGCGGCGGGTTGTAGCTGGCTCTGGATTAGGTGCGGTTGCTGCTCGCGTTTGCGGTGGTGGTGCGTTCTTTTCTTTGGGAAGAAGGCGGAGGAGTGAGAAACATGAGTGGGGTTCACTGCTActtgaagagagagagagaacgcGTCGTGGGTGTCAGGCTGGTAAGTGGGGGCAGGGGGTGTCGGTGTGCGGCGCTTCACGGCGCGCAGCGACGCAGAGCTTTCCTTTCTTGCGTCCCGTGATCTCcctttgtttttgagttttgTATTTGCGCGCGTGGAGGATGAGGAACTCCTTTTATTTGGGCGCTGCTTTTCTTTTCTTTACGGGTGGTTGTTGCGCTCGCGTGGCCTTTGGCCTTTGACTTTGCTTTTGGCTCACTTGTTGTCATACGCATACGCAGGCATCTCACCTTGCCCTTCTCTACACTGCACCCCCTCCACTCCGTGTAGCTTTCTTGCACCATGACCAGAGACGCGGTGAAAAGCTGGACGTTTACTTCTTCCTTTTGCGTTTCTTACCCTCATAAAACAATTGCATTGCATTTCTTCAGAAAGTGGTTCGCGATGTATCCGACGCTCTCAACTTGACTTTTGGGTCATTTGAGCGCCCCCGTCCCATGTAAACAGTTGGGTGAAAGGTGGAATATATGCTTGCTTGTCATTTTCATACCGGAACCATGTTGGATGCATGTGCATTTGCCAACTGCCGAGTGCCAGGCCAAGATGTTGACAGCCGAGCGGATCTTGCTACAGCCTAGGGGCATCCGCATAAGTCAAAGTAAAAGGCAGCCACATGCGCGTTCATTGGGCGTCGGTGTACATCGGCGCATGATTAACACGCGAACCTGCTGTATATTGAATTTCCCTCATCAAATCCATGATCAACAAGCGAATTTTTAGTAGCAGGATGGTTGGTGTCGTGCACCTGTGTTGGAGTACTAACAAATGCGCCAATTATATCACCATGAGTGTTTCTCAATTTTTCGCCaattagagcaactccaacgcgccgacccaaacgaacGATGCTTTTGTCCGCCTTCGTTTGGATCGGTCCGCCGCCCGCTCGGCGTCCGCCTTCTTTAAGATTTGGGTCGGCGG contains:
- the LOC109762914 gene encoding fasciclin-like arabinogalactan protein 15, which encodes MGAPIFGAVLLCLVLAAAAVPEQQPTLPSSSAANSSTGVNSNSVLVALLDSHYTELAELVEKALLLQSLEDAVGRGNVTIFAPRNEALERDLDPEFRAFLLEPRNLRSLQRLLLFHVLPSRLHSHSAWPASTARMTLSGEHLQLSADGQKMLVGTAEVTRPDAVVRPDGVIHGIERLLVPRSVQEDFNRRRSLAAISAVLPTGAPEVDPRTHRLKKPAPPVPLGAPPVLPVWDAMAPGPSIAPAPAPGPGSGKHHFDGHSQVKDFIQTLVLYGGYNELADILVNLTSLATEMGRLVSEGYVLTVLAPNDEAMARLTTDQLSEPGSPENILYYHMVPEYQTEESMYNAVRRFGTVRYDTLRLPQKVTAREADGSVKFGHGEGSAYLFDPDIYTDGRISVQGIDAVLFPPVEDTAKSGGASPVRKAPAVTGTAKPKLRRGKLLEGACHVAAVFGGRSHFTSCQ